A portion of the uncultured Bacteroides sp. genome contains these proteins:
- a CDS encoding DUF3795 domain-containing protein — MKQLIACCGLDCESCDARIATVGNDNELREKTAQKWSVMNNAPEITAATINCMGCRTDGAKFAYCSDYCKIRKCVYEKGFNTCGDCKELDNCHIVSPIFQHAPNAKENLLSATTK; from the coding sequence ATGAAACAATTAATTGCATGTTGCGGATTGGATTGCGAAAGTTGCGATGCCCGCATAGCCACTGTCGGAAACGACAATGAGTTAAGAGAAAAAACCGCCCAAAAGTGGAGTGTAATGAACAATGCACCGGAAATTACAGCAGCAACCATAAATTGTATGGGTTGTCGTACAGATGGAGCGAAATTTGCGTATTGCAGCGATTATTGCAAAATTCGCAAATGTGTATATGAAAAAGGATTTAACACCTGCGGCGACTGTAAAGAATTGGATAATTGTCACATAGTTAGTCCTATCTTTCAGCATGCTCCTAACGCAAAAGAAAATCTTCTATCTGCGACAACTAAATAA
- a CDS encoding mannose-1-phosphate guanylyltransferase, which translates to MTNKDNYCVIMGGGIGSRFWPFSRKTLPKQFLDFFGTGRSLLQQTFDRFNKIIPTENILIVTNAIYADLVKEQLPGLKPEQILLEPTRRNTAPCIAWAAYHIRAINPKANIVVAPSDHLILKEGDFLDTIEKGLHFVSHSDKLLTLGIKPNRPETGYGYIQIAEKEAENFHKVKTFTEKPELELAKVFVESGEFYWNSGLFVWNVNTIIKAVEELIPELAENLAEGNSAYGTPNEKAFIDANFPACPNVSIDIGIMEKADNVYVSLGDFGWSDLGTWGSLYDLSPKDIDKNVVLKCQSLIYDGKDNIIALPEGKLAVIEGLEGYLIAESDNVLLICKKDEEHAIRKYVNDAQIKLGEDYI; encoded by the coding sequence ATGACAAACAAGGATAATTATTGTGTCATAATGGGCGGTGGAATTGGTAGCCGATTCTGGCCTTTTAGCCGCAAAACGCTCCCTAAACAGTTTCTCGATTTTTTTGGAACAGGCCGCTCGCTATTACAGCAAACATTCGACAGATTCAATAAGATTATTCCGACTGAAAACATCCTAATTGTAACCAATGCCATATATGCTGACTTGGTAAAAGAACAATTGCCAGGACTAAAACCGGAACAAATATTACTGGAACCGACAAGAAGAAACACTGCTCCTTGCATAGCATGGGCAGCTTATCATATCAGGGCAATAAACCCTAAAGCAAACATCGTCGTTGCTCCGTCCGACCACCTTATCTTAAAAGAAGGAGATTTTCTTGATACCATAGAAAAAGGGCTGCATTTTGTATCCCACTCGGATAAGCTCCTAACCCTTGGGATTAAACCCAACAGGCCGGAAACAGGATACGGATACATACAAATAGCCGAAAAAGAAGCTGAGAATTTTCATAAAGTCAAAACCTTTACTGAGAAACCGGAACTGGAGTTAGCGAAGGTTTTTGTAGAAAGTGGAGAATTTTATTGGAATTCCGGCCTGTTTGTCTGGAATGTAAATACAATCATAAAAGCAGTAGAAGAGCTGATCCCTGAATTGGCAGAAAACTTAGCCGAAGGAAATAGTGCATACGGAACGCCTAATGAAAAAGCTTTTATCGACGCAAACTTCCCGGCTTGTCCGAACGTATCTATAGATATTGGCATTATGGAAAAAGCGGATAATGTATATGTTTCTCTAGGAGACTTTGGCTGGTCGGACTTAGGAACATGGGGGTCGCTATACGACCTATCACCTAAGGACATAGACAAGAATGTAGTATTGAAATGCCAATCTCTCATCTATGACGGCAAGGATAATATCATAGCCCTTCCTGAAGGAAAACTCGCTGTAATAGAAGGATTGGAAGGGTATCTTATCGCTGAGTCGGACAATGTCTTGCTTATTTGCAAAAAAGATGAAGAGCACGCTATCAGAAAATATGTAAATGATGCACAAATAAAACTGGGAGAAGATTATATCTAA
- a CDS encoding winged helix-turn-helix domain-containing protein, producing MEENKKKNTPKQEQIARFAKALGHPTRVAILYFLASQDCCYFGDIHDELPIAKATVSQHLKELKEAGLIQGEIEPPKVKYCINAENWLLAQNLFAEFFKDCSKTKCKENENNSDCRKK from the coding sequence ATGGAAGAGAATAAAAAAAAGAATACGCCAAAACAAGAACAGATAGCACGCTTTGCCAAAGCATTAGGACACCCGACCCGGGTTGCCATCTTATATTTTCTTGCTTCACAAGATTGTTGCTACTTTGGTGATATTCATGATGAATTGCCTATAGCAAAAGCTACTGTGTCGCAACATTTGAAAGAATTGAAAGAAGCGGGATTAATTCAGGGAGAAATAGAACCTCCGAAAGTAAAATATTGCATTAATGCCGAAAATTGGTTATTGGCACAAAATCTATTTGCCGAGTTCTTCAAAGACTGCAGCAAAACAAAGTGCAAAGAAAATGAAAACAACAGCGACTGTAGAAAAAAGTAG
- a CDS encoding DUF2795 domain-containing protein: MYWTLELASKLEDAPWPATKDELIDYAMRSGAPLEVIENLQEMEDEGEIYESIEDIWPDYPSKEDFFFNEEEY; the protein is encoded by the coding sequence ATGTATTGGACATTGGAATTAGCATCTAAATTGGAAGATGCTCCCTGGCCTGCTACCAAGGATGAACTTATCGATTATGCTATGCGCTCGGGTGCTCCTCTTGAAGTGATCGAAAATCTTCAAGAGATGGAAGATGAGGGTGAAATCTATGAGAGTATAGAAGATATCTGGCCTGATTATCCTAGTAAAGAAGATTTTTTCTTCAACGAGGAAGAGTATTAA
- a CDS encoding cob(I)yrinic acid a,c-diamide adenosyltransferase: MKKSLVYTKTGDKGTTGLIGGTRVSKTHARLEAYGTVDELNANLGLLVTYLTEERDRLFVSAVQDKLFSVGSHLATDQEKMKLHDVSIITPDDVAFMEAEIDAADEMLPTLRWFVIPGGSRGSAISHVCRTVCRRAERRILSLTEDYEIDANLLAYVNRLSDYLFVLSRKINFLEKKEEIFWNK, translated from the coding sequence ATGAAGAAGAGTCTTGTATATACAAAAACCGGTGATAAAGGAACAACCGGGCTGATTGGAGGAACACGTGTGTCAAAAACGCATGCTCGCCTTGAGGCTTACGGAACGGTTGATGAATTGAATGCAAATTTAGGCTTGTTAGTAACCTATCTTACAGAGGAACGAGACCGCTTATTCGTTTCGGCTGTACAAGATAAATTGTTTTCGGTGGGCTCTCACCTAGCCACAGATCAAGAGAAGATGAAATTGCATGATGTGAGTATCATCACTCCTGATGATGTTGCTTTTATGGAAGCAGAGATTGATGCTGCGGACGAAATGTTGCCAACCTTGCGTTGGTTTGTTATCCCCGGAGGCTCTAGAGGATCTGCTATCAGTCATGTCTGTCGCACCGTGTGCAGACGGGCTGAGAGACGCATTTTAAGCCTTACAGAAGATTATGAAATAGATGCAAATCTGTTGGCTTACGTAAATAGACTTTCCGATTATTTATTCGTCTTATCACGTAAGATTAATTTTCTCGAAAAAAAAGAAGAAATATTTTGGAATAAATAG
- a CDS encoding HIT family protein, translating into MATIFSRIIAGEIPCYKVAENDKFFAFLDINPLVKGHTLVIPKQEIDYIFDLTDEDLAAMHVFAKHVAQAIEVAIPCKRVGVAVMGLEVPHAHIHLIPINKESDMIISNPKLKLPEEEFTDIAASIRAALVGKK; encoded by the coding sequence ATGGCAACTATTTTTAGTCGGATTATAGCAGGTGAAATTCCATGCTACAAGGTGGCAGAAAATGATAAGTTTTTTGCATTCCTTGATATTAATCCTTTAGTTAAAGGGCATACACTTGTAATCCCTAAGCAAGAGATTGATTATATCTTTGACTTAACTGATGAAGATCTTGCTGCTATGCATGTTTTTGCAAAGCATGTGGCTCAGGCGATTGAAGTTGCAATACCTTGCAAACGGGTGGGCGTAGCAGTGATGGGACTTGAGGTTCCGCATGCTCATATTCATTTGATCCCCATTAACAAAGAATCGGATATGATCATTTCCAATCCTAAGCTAAAACTCCCCGAAGAAGAATTTACTGATATTGCTGCGTCAATAAGAGCCGCGTTGGTCGGTAAGAAATAA